A window of the Planococcus citri chromosome 4, ihPlaCitr1.1, whole genome shotgun sequence genome harbors these coding sequences:
- the LOC135846077 gene encoding fatty acid synthase-like isoform X2 has protein sequence MTEFDNSVLECDPNASSSPSYCVNTACSSSLYAIDGAIKAIQRGQCEGAIVCASNFCLKLSENPILTPYLSSSEKSSPFDSNADGYVRADTVAAVFLQKRKHARRVYANAIQSATNCDGFIGGGTGTPSVKQQIKLYEQCYKEINLNPRKISYIEAHGTGTQAGDIAEGTSINEFFCAERKSPLKIGSVKSNMGHSEAASGVCGLIKMIIAFESGIIPANLRYKTPNPEIKGLIDGHLEIVSKSIPLEGEYFAINAFRFGGANGHMIISPNKKIKNKKPELNEKIPFLVTASGRTEEAVDCILNNKI, from the exons ATGACAGAATTCGATAATAGTGTATTAGAATGTGACCCAAACGCATcatcaa GCCCCAGCTATTGCGTCAATACAGCTTGTTCATCATCTTTATATGCCATTGACGGAGCCATTAAAGCAATTCAAAGAGGACAATGTGAAGGGGCAATCGTCTGtgcatcaaatttttgtctaaaactatcagaaaatccAATACTCACTCCATATCTCAGTAGCTCGGAAAAAAGCTCGCCTTTTGATTCTAATG CCGACGGTTACGTTCGAGCCGATACAGTGGCTGCAGTCTTTctgcaaaaaagaaaacacgctCGAAGAGTTTATGCGAATGCCATTCAATCAGCTACTAACTGCGACGGATTCATTGGGGGTGGAACGGGAACACCTTCCGTCAAACAGCAAATAAAATTATATGAACAATGTTACAAAGAGATTAACCTGAATCCAAGAAAAATTTCCTATATTGAGGCTCATGGTACAGGAACACAG GCAGGAGACATAGCAGAAGGAACGTCGATCAATGagtttttttgtgctgaacgcAAATCTCCTCTAAAAATAGGATCAGTAAAATCGAACATGGGCCATTCCGAAGCAGCATCCGGAGTATGCGGTTTAATTAAAATGATCATTGCTTTCGAATCGGGAATTATTCCTGCAAATTTAAGATATAAAACACCGAATCCGGAAATCAAAGGTTTAATCGATGGGCATCTCGAG ATTGTTTCAAAAtccatccctttggaaggtgaATATTTCGCAATAAATGCCTTTAGATTTGGAGGAGCTAATGGTCACATGATTATATCtcccaataaaaaaataaaaaacaagaaaccAGAGTTGAATGAGAAAATACCATTTCTGGTCACTGCTTCTGGTAGAACTGAGGAAGCAGTGGATTgcattttaaataat aaaatttga
- the LOC135846077 gene encoding fatty acid synthase-like isoform X1, which yields MTEFDNSVLECDPNASSSPSYCVNTACSSSLYAIDGAIKAIQRGQCEGAIVCASNFCLKLSENPILTPYLSSSEKSSPFDSNADGYVRADTVAAVFLQKRKHARRVYANAIQSATNCDGFIGGGTGTPSVKQQIKLYEQCYKEINLNPRKISYIEAHGTGTQAGDIAEGTSINEFFCAERKSPLKIGSVKSNMGHSEAASGVCGLIKMIIAFESGIIPANLRYKTPNPEIKGLIDGHLEIVSKSIPLEGEYFAINAFRFGGANGHMIISPNKKIKNKKPELNEKIPFLVTASGRTEEAVDCILNNVRHE from the exons ATGACAGAATTCGATAATAGTGTATTAGAATGTGACCCAAACGCATcatcaa GCCCCAGCTATTGCGTCAATACAGCTTGTTCATCATCTTTATATGCCATTGACGGAGCCATTAAAGCAATTCAAAGAGGACAATGTGAAGGGGCAATCGTCTGtgcatcaaatttttgtctaaaactatcagaaaatccAATACTCACTCCATATCTCAGTAGCTCGGAAAAAAGCTCGCCTTTTGATTCTAATG CCGACGGTTACGTTCGAGCCGATACAGTGGCTGCAGTCTTTctgcaaaaaagaaaacacgctCGAAGAGTTTATGCGAATGCCATTCAATCAGCTACTAACTGCGACGGATTCATTGGGGGTGGAACGGGAACACCTTCCGTCAAACAGCAAATAAAATTATATGAACAATGTTACAAAGAGATTAACCTGAATCCAAGAAAAATTTCCTATATTGAGGCTCATGGTACAGGAACACAG GCAGGAGACATAGCAGAAGGAACGTCGATCAATGagtttttttgtgctgaacgcAAATCTCCTCTAAAAATAGGATCAGTAAAATCGAACATGGGCCATTCCGAAGCAGCATCCGGAGTATGCGGTTTAATTAAAATGATCATTGCTTTCGAATCGGGAATTATTCCTGCAAATTTAAGATATAAAACACCGAATCCGGAAATCAAAGGTTTAATCGATGGGCATCTCGAG ATTGTTTCAAAAtccatccctttggaaggtgaATATTTCGCAATAAATGCCTTTAGATTTGGAGGAGCTAATGGTCACATGATTATATCtcccaataaaaaaataaaaaacaagaaaccAGAGTTGAATGAGAAAATACCATTTCTGGTCACTGCTTCTGGTAGAACTGAGGAAGCAGTGGATTgcattttaaataatgtaagacacgaataa